AGAAAAAGCTCCAAGGAACATTGCCTCGTGAGAAAAAGCTACGAGGAACATTGCCTCGTGAGAAAAAGCTACGAGGAACATTGCCTCGTGAGAAAAAGCTCCAAGGAACATTGCCTCGTGAGAAAAAGCTACGAGGAGCATTGCCTCGTGAGAAAAAGCTACGAGGAACATTGCCTCGTGAGAAAAAGCTCCAAGGAACATTGCCTCGTGAGAAAAAGCTACGAGGAACATTGCCTCGTGAGAAAAAGCTACAAGGAACATTGCATCGTGAGAAAAAGCTACAAGGAACATTGCCTCGTGAGAAAAAGCTCCAAGGAACATTGCCTCGTGAGAAAAAGCTACAAGGAACATTGCATCGTGAGAAAAAGCTACGAGGAACATTGCATCGTGAGAAAAAGCTACGAGGAACATTGCATCGTGAGAAAAATCTACAAGGAACATTGCCTCGTGAGAAAAAGCTACGAGGAACATTGCATCGTAAGAAAAAGCTCCAAGGAGCATTGCCTCGTGAGAAAAAGCTACGAGAATCTTTTATCGAGGAAAACCCCCTTAGAGGAACTTTGTGTCAAGGATAAAACACCTACAAGGAACATTGCATCGATGGAACCAGCTATGAGGGAACTGTGTGTCGAGGAAAGCAGCTACGAGGAACTTTACCATCTGTCAGAAACATTTAGATCTCTACCTATTTTAAGCATGTGAGTGAGCAATATAAAGACGTACAGGTTTCGTAGTCATATATCAAGAATCTTTTAGTCTATCTCTTTACAATTGAAATGTTGCTATTCCAATTAAATTTTACCATTCAAGTTAAACCATTTTAAATTTAACTTTTATTTTTCAAATTAAACCTTTACCATTTTAATTTAACTTTAGGCATTCCAGTTAAACTTTTGCCATTCCAATTAGACCTTTACATTTCCAATTAACCCTTTACCATTACAATTAAAGCTTTACTGTTCCAATAAAATCTTTACCACTCCAATCAGTTTGTAAACATACATCACAGGACTTCAATTGTGACATTTGTAAATGCATTTTTTCTTATGTTGGAAAGACTATACTCGTTCGTATTATTGTGTTCTGAGAGACGCGATGGATGTGGGAAGAATGTTTTGAAAATGAATGTTTTTGACTATTACATAAAGGATCTTGTGAGTGTGGAAGTGCCCGTATTGACTGCTTGAACCTGTTGCTTGTAATTCGTCTTAATCCAAGAAGTTGTTGTCGATTTGTCTCTGATGTTCATCTTGTGTTTCAACATCGGCAGCTTCACGTAGGGGCAACAAAGTGCTACTGGAAGTGTTGCGTGAGTTGAGTTGATGTGCATGACAAGCGAGCGTGCAAGACTTAGTGCTTATCCTGTTTAAGCTTATCCAAGGGGCCGGGTTACTTAGGATAAACGAGGCAATTGTGATTTTTTTTAGCGTGTGTTTATATTCTCGTCAATTATACTCTAATAAAACACCTGGTTTGAGAAGTATATTGTCTGCAACAGACCCTTCAAGTTAAGAGTATATACTTCAGAAGTCAGTGCAGGAACGGTGTTGTTGCAAGAAGATAACGAGGCTATCGACCACCATTTGTGCAACGTCTCCAGGAAGTTCATTCCTAGGTAATCCTCCTACTttgtgcaggaggaggaggaggaagagaagtctCTACCTCTTATTTTGGTGATTACCAGGATTTATCTGTATCTTCGAAGACATCAACTCTCAGTCAGCATCACATTTacaacacagttgagaggcggaaccaaagagccagagctcaacccccgcaagcacaattaggtgagtaacactaggtgagtacacacacacagacacacacagaagagttaggggggacatgatcaccacattctggattctcaagggaatcgacagggttgataaagacaggctatttaacacaaggggcacacgcactaagggacacaggtggaaactgagtgcccaaatgagccacagagatattagaaagaacttttttagtgtcagagtggttgacaaatggaatgcattaggaagcaaagtggtggaggctgactccatacacagtttcaagtgttgatatgatagaacccaataggctcaggaacctgtacacctgttgattgacggttgagaggcgggaccaaagagccagagctcaacccccgcaagcacaactaggtgagtactaggtggttTAACTGGGTGGTTTAATGTGATCTAACAAATATAGGAAATGTTGGTTTTTCGTTAGTGTTCGCTTTATCCCATAAAACATGAAGATAAACAATGCCAGTAATATGTAGAAGCACTGTAGATTGTTGACAGTTACTGTGGGGCACTGTGACTACTCTTACTGTGGGTTCCAACACTGTGGTCACTCTCACTGTGAGTTCCAACACTGTAGCCACTCTCACTGTGAGTTTCAACACTGTAGCCACTCTCACTGTGAGTTTCAACACTGTAGCCACTCTCACTGTGAGTTCCAACACTGTAGCCACTCTCACTGTGAGTTCCAACACTGTAGCCACTCTCACTGTGAGTTCCAACACTGTAGCCACTCTCACTGTGAGTCTCAACACTGTAGCCACTCTCACTGTGAGTTCCAACACTGTAGCCACTCTCACTGTGAGTTTCAACACTGTAGCCACTCTCACTGTGAGTCTCAACACTGTGGCCAGTCTCACTGTGAGTTccaacactgtaacactgtatCCACTCTCACTGTGAGTTTCAACACTGTGGCCACTCTCACTGTTTTCACAGCATGCTGTGtagatctgatttctttgtgcttaaacaaatccacaagggccgtgacgaggattcgaacttgcgtccggaagcatcccagacactgccttaattgaaTGAGCTTCATTTGTCCAACACGTTAGTGTTATCTCTGTGTGCTTTGTGCTTTCTGTTGCCAATCTCACTCTttaattttatgttatttatcAATGTGTCCTTGTTGGTCAAAACTAAGTTTAAAATTATATTCTCCTGTTGACTCAAAAACATTTTGTTTGAAAGAGCAAGCATTAACTAATTCGTAAAAAAATCCTTTGCCTCGAGAATCCCTTTTCCATTTGTTCGTTTAATCTGTTTATCCCTGTGAAATAATTTATTTACCATAATTTCGAAATCAACTAATAGTTTTAtgatttctacattcatccatgtttctgtTATTTCAATAATATCTAATGTTTCTTTTCACACAAGCGGACTTAATTGATGTCGATTTGTTTTTAATAATTGTACTATTAATGTTAATACTAATTCATGCTTTTATCACTCTTTGTTTCCATGTTCTTCTTAAGAATTTTTTTAAGAAATACGAAAGTTTTCATATTTTTCTCTCCAAGATTTGACATTTATTTTCCTTGCTCAATTATAAGAATTAAAATTGTCTACTAGCCAGTCTCTCAATTTCAACTATCATCATTTATTataaactatattatatatatatatatatatatatatatatatatatatatatatatatatatatatatatatatatatatatatatatatatataaacatgccaTCATCCTAATAATGTAAAAGAAAAGCTATCTATAATTTTTCAAATGTAAAATAATTAAGTACTTTCCTTTCCAAAGTATCACTTGTACTACTAACTCATCTAGGATTTTACTATCTAAAATTAATATTTTTCCCGATAAAATTTTTCGTAATTATGAGTACTCCAGTTTATCATTGTATATCTCGGTCATTAGTTACATTTTTGGATCATTTTTAGGCATTGTGTATTTTAAAATTACACTTAAAAACTAAATTCCGAAAACTATATTTGTTGTATTGCAAAATGGTAACTTAAACCACCAAAAATTTAATTATACAACACATTGTACGTCTAATGGGTTCATATTccctaattattttaataaaaattGAAAGGCTTATTAATAAATTCAACGCTTTTATTCAAATTTTACTAGTTCTGTTGGGTAATAAAGGTGGCAGCTAAGCTCAACTCAAAATTAAATTTAGATTTTAATTTAATCCATGAGATGATTATGTTCATGTGCCGGTGTAATAGTGTTAAAAAATATATGCAATCAACAAAACATTAAACAAATGCACGGGATTTAATTCCCACTACAACGTGAAGTGCAGATtggattttttaattttttgtcgAGAAATATGGAAACTGGAGAATTTTTGTATTATGGGTTTCACATTTCAGTTCTTCTCGTGTGGGTATGTATGTTTTTTTTGTGTGTCTAATCACcaccttagtgtgtgtgtgtgtgtgtgtgtgtgtgtgtgtactcacctagttgtgtttgcgggggttgagttctggctttttggtcccgcctctcaactgtgaatcaacaggtgtacaggttcgtcagcctattgggttctatcatatctacacttgaaactgtgtatggagtcagcctccaccacatcactgcctaatgcattccatttgtcaaccactctgacactgaaaatgttctttctaatatctctgtggctcatttgggcactcagtttccacctgtgttccccttgtgcgtgtgccccttgtgttaaatagcctgtctttatctatcctatccattcccttgagaatcttgaatgtggtgatcatgtcccccctaactcttctgtcttccagccaagtgaggtttaattcccgtagcctctcctacgtgtgtgtgtgtgtgtgtgtgtgtgtgtgtgtgtgtgtgtgtgtgtgtgtgtgtgtgtgtgtgtgtgtgtgtgtatgtgtgtgtgtgtgtgtgtgtttgtttactcacctagttgtgtctgcaggatcgagcattgactcttggatcccgcctttcgagcatcggttgtttacagctatgactcctgtcccatttccctatcatacctggttttaaaattatgaatagtatttgcttccacaacctgttcctgaagtgcattccattttcccatgtgttcccatgtgtgtgtgtgtgtgtgtgtatgtgtgtgtgtgtgtgttctcaaagGCAACACCCTTCCCTTCTTTTCAAGGGGATTTCTTCCCCCCTTTCTTCGTATTCATATCGTCCTCCTTGCCTCGTTTCGTGTCCCCTCGGATTTCCTCTCCATCAGTCATCTTCCACCTTCCCCTCGTGCCTCAGCTGCACACACACCCGTTTGATTTTCTCGTTCACTGGTCGTATTGAATCTGCTGCCCACACCTTGTTCTCCTTCCTGCAGCtgctgctacagctgctgctgctgctgctgctgcttcttggcTGCGTGTCCTTGCGCCTCTCTCGATGCCTCGTTCCTCAGGCAAAAGTGAACTTTATCTGGAAACAGATGTTCCCCTTCAGATGAAGGGGGAATTTGTTTTttgaaaaaggagagagagagagaaagaaggagagagagaagaagaaagagagagagagagagagagagagagagagagagagagagagagagagagagagagagagagagagagagagagagagagagagagagagagagagagagagagagagagagagagagagagagagagagagagagagagacagagacagagacagagatagagagagagagagagagagagagagagagagagagagagagagagagagagagagagagagagagagagagagagagagagagagagagagagagacagagagaaagagagagagagagagagcgagtacTTCTTTCCACACtaactaaaataaaataaagcaGTGGTTTCGGATACATTAATAGGATGTAAACTTAATCCAAGCATCGTAATCCCTTCATAAGCCTCCTCCTGTGTTGTAACTGGTGGATGTTTTGCTCGATTTAAAAATACGAGGATAAAAGAGAGATATACGCACAATGTGTATAGCCAGACGCaacattttcaacattttcaatctCTAAGCTGgataaattactgacctggagagcgtgtatAGATCCTCTACTGCTAGAAACTCCTTAAtacaacatctaaattattgagatTGATTAAAATGCTTAGATCTGTATGCTCTAGAACGCAGGAAGGAGAAATACTTAACAAtttaaacttggaaaatattagagggactgggtccaaatctgcacacagaaatagcatcacatgagaccagaaggcatggcaggatgtgcagaatacccccgttgaaaagcagaggtgcaacaggtactctgagagagaactatcaacatcagaggcccgagactgttcaacacgcttccactacacataaggggcataactgaccgacccctcacagtgttcaagagagaactggataagcacctccaaaggatacctgatcaaccaggctgtgactcatacgtcaggctgcgagcagcctcgtctatcagcctggttgatcagtccagcaaccaggggggctgatcgacgaccgggccgcggggacactaagccccagaagcacctcaaggtaacctcaaggtaaggtaaggtgcctCAGTTTTCTTAATTGAATCCTAATGTGTTTTTTTCCAACATTATCAGAAACTTACAGATTGTATGGATTGGCCAAGAATGTGTTGCAATAGATGCTATGGCATTTGATGGGTAGAGGCCAAGAAATGTTGTATTCATTGCCCCAAGCGGAAAGTTCTAATTATCCGAATGTTAAGGAACGCATCTTGCATGCACTCACCACAACTCACATATAATAGTTTAGGCAGTTAGTGGGTGTCTTTAATCAACAAGTAACAGACTTTGTTAGGTTAAGGGTAGTTCTTGGGTAGTTCTTGGGTAGTTCTTGGGTAGTTCTTGGGTAGTTCTTGGGTAGTTCTTGGGTAGTTCTTGGGTAGTTCTTTTGTAGTTCTTGGGTAGTTCTTGGGTAGTTCTTGGGTAGTTCTTGGGTAGTTTTTGGGTAGTTCTTGGGTAGTTCTTGGGTAGTTCTTGGGTAGTTCTTGGGTAGTTCTTGGGTAGTTCTTGGGTAGTTCTTGGGTAGTTCTCAAGTGTTCAAGGTAGTTCTTAACCACCAGCCAAGTTAACAGACGACCAGGAGCTCATACTTAAAGTGTCATTTTAAAGTGATATTTACTCAATAAAAATGTCTATTCTGTCCAGTCCAATAGACCCTTCATGTTAAACAGTGTATTTACAAGGTGCAGCGACCCAGGACTCTACTGAGGTAATGCTAATTTAGCATAACTAGGAAGGTTAAAAATGTCACACTGAAGCAGATAACTTAACA
This genomic window from Procambarus clarkii isolate CNS0578487 chromosome 85, FALCON_Pclarkii_2.0, whole genome shotgun sequence contains:
- the LOC138358700 gene encoding ribosome-binding protein 1-like — protein: MAWRFLLIMIPASQKKLQGTLHREKKLRGTLPREKKLRGTLPREKKLQGTLPREKKLQGTLPREKKLRGTLPREKKLRGTLPREKKLQGTLPREKKLRGALPREKKLRGTLPREKKLQGTLPREKKLRGTLPREKKLQGTLHREKKLQGTLPREKKLQGTLPREKKLQGTLHREKKLRGTLHREKKLRGTLHREKNLQGTLPREKKLRGTLHRKKKLQGALPREKKLRESFIEENPLRGTLCQG